From the genome of Papaver somniferum cultivar HN1 unplaced genomic scaffold, ASM357369v1 unplaced-scaffold_21, whole genome shotgun sequence:
TCTTAAAGTATACCAGTTTCTTCTTAACACTCCGCTAAAGGCCAGGAAATGTTTCACGTCAAGAAGTTACATGACGCGGACATTAAGTAAGGTGTAGATTCAAAAGAGAGATTACTATGTCTTAGCATTGGGCCTTTGAACATCAAGGGCACATGAGGCGGAACCAATCAGTAAAAGAATCTGGCATTAGTGATTACTCCTTTGTTACTAAATTGATCCCGCATTGATCAATACACTAGAAACCTTAAGTTACCAAGATTACGACTTCCTAACATTATATACAGGATGATTGTGTATGGCAGAGCAACCTTGCTATTTATACTGCACCCAGTGTGTGGGTCATGTTAGGAATAATTAAACTCTACAGACATAAGACATGTCATTAATATAAGGGAAACTAAATTCATATTTGGGGTTTGGAGAACATGCATCAGTATTCTACTACAAGAATTTTAAGATAAAAAGCAATAATTCAAGGCCTGGCAACAATTCTAGTGATTAGTAAAAATTGGCAAACAATTACTTTGCAAGATAATATAAACCCTTTAAAAGTAAATCAGTTCATAATGGTACCCAAGAAAAAcacaaaaaggtgttggagcccagcttgttgctaggctaccgacCAAAAACTTTGTATAACTTTTCCCAAATATGTATTAGATAACAGAAATACACACAAACGCTTCTAAGTCGCGGGATAATAAAATGACAGCATCTCAAAGTACATATATGAGAGAAGAATCAGTCAGACAAAAAGTAAAACTTGATACACACTTACAGGAAGAGGCAATATATTAGATTGGTATCCATCAGTAACAAATTCCTCTATGCAGTCCTCACATTTCCTGCAGATCAAACTAATATCAACCCTATGCACTCACTGACTGAAGCACGTAAAAATAGGAAATACAAAAAGAAGATACATATGCTGAAAGCTCATAGTGCAGAAACATACGTAAGCTCTGAATAAGGCTCCCAGGAGTCCCAATCAGAACCCCACCCCTTCCACTTTACCTAAATTATATAAAAATGTCAGAAATGAGTAAGAATTAACGAAATAGAGGCTGGCAACTAAAGTATTAGAAATTGCAAAAGTAATACCTTAAAGTGTAAGGCAGGAGTCCTTTCATCTGTATCGGGGTTGACTCCATAATATATTCCAATTATCCTCTCCACTTCGTACTCTCCGTTTTCATCCGGAGGACGTCTCTGCGCCTCTTCTTCAGTTTCTTCCTTCCCTTTGTTCTTAGttggtttttttgttttgttataaTCAGTCCCCAACAAATGAAAACGAGAACAGAGATCTTTCCACTCATAAAGCAAATGTAAAAAGTCCTTGGCCTTCATGTTTCGAACCTAAAATCAATTGGCAGTTAATTGTCTGAAAACATATATTCTTGAAAATGTGAAGAGAAAAGACAATAATAGAAGCGAAACATGAAACCTCAGTCTCAGGATGATTGTGGCGAAGACTTTCGCAAGCGTCTTCGTTAAAATCTACTGCCCATCTCTGAAATAACAATGTTAAGTTTCAGTGTGAAATAAACGGACTATGCCAAATGTGCTGAATTCATTTCTTTTTACTTACAGTGACAAGGTTGACATTGGATGCAGCTGCACCCATGCACAAGCCTGTGGACATCCCACCACAACCGGCAGAAATGTCAAGAAGCGTCATAACTTTATCAGCAGTATCTTCCTCAAAGACTATCGAACAACCCTCCCTTGAAACTGCAGTGGATGATGTACTAGCTTCTTCCCCTTTTTCTACAAAAGAAGAAAGTTGTTAGTATCTGCAATCAAGAATTGGAGGGAACTATTAATAGATAAAGTTCATTACCTGTTTGTAGATTTTTAAAAGTGCAGACTTCTTCGCAATAGGACATGTCATAATAATAATGAGAGCCAGGCACCTGAAAGCAAACCAACATAAGAAATTTAGTCACTCAATAAACTAAAATGTAAACTGGAATGCATAAAAATCAGTGgacaaagaaaacaaagaaaaaacacaTACCAAGAATGATGCTTGAGCAACAGTAATTTTCGAAAGAATACAATCCAGTGGATTGTCATCTCCAGAGTCAGAAGAGAATACGCGTTTTGCGTCAATGAGGTAAGAGTGTTCTTTGATGACCTGAAACATCGGAAAATTTTCGGACTTAAAATCCAGTGGCACATAACTCAACGAAAAGAGAAAAACCAGTGTTCTTTGATTAATCTCGTTGGGTTCTTGCATAAACTTAAATTTTGCATCCGACCTCCCCACCTCCCACTCTGTCTTCCACGCTCTTATTTCTAGAGATGGTCCCATTGATAAAACTAATTCATCTTTTGTTTTCCCTTCCAAAAATCCCCTTCCTGCTGAAAATTTTGCCTTAGCTATTTTTGACCCAATTGACCCAATCTCAAAAAGCATTTCAGAAACACCAATTGCTTCATACAATCCTAATTTACCTTTAACACATCTCGATGACGTACTATCTGATGTCCCTAGTCTTTTTGATGATTCCATCAAAATTTTACTAGAAACTTCACTACCAACTGTTTGTGATTTGGCCTCAACGAAACCCATTGTTAGTGTCCCATGCTTACCCCCTCTGAATCCCCTAATTCTTCTCCCTTATCCCTTTCTACCAGTGCTACATCATCCCCCAATCCCCTCCTCCTCTTGTATCCCCCTCCTCCTCTCCCCTTTCTTATTTGAAAAATCTCCAACCTGTAATTCCCAAAAGGTTATTGAGAGAAGCTCAAAGACTGAACTTTAATGCTCATCAGCCATCTATCCCAGTGGATCATTCTTCAAGGTCTGCTAGGAAAAAGGGTCCGCGAAGTTACaaatgagtaacacaattatgtCTTGGAACGTACAGGGTCTGTGCTCTCCCAAAAAAAGAGCGGCAGTCAAACAGGTGTTACAATTGCTTAAACCATCAATAGTAATTCTTCAAGAATCGAAAATTCCCACCTGCACTAATTCTGATATTGCTGATATTTGTGGCTCAAGATCAATGGGTTGGACCTTTCAGCCTTCTATCAGAGCCTCCGGCGGCATCATAATTATCTGGAATCCCAGTATTATTGAAGTCATATCCTCATTGGAAGGTTAATATTCACTATCCGTTGAATGTAGATTTTTATCGTCTAACTTTCATTGGTTTCTCACAGGAGTCTATGGACCAAATAAAATTAATGAAAGGAAATTTTTTTGGAGAGAATTACATTACATCAGAGGCCTTTGGCAAATCCCCTGGGTAATTGGAGGCGATTTCAATGTCATTCGAAGAATCGAAGATAAAAACACCAACAACAGGATCACTCGAAGTATGAggaaattccctcaattcatttCAACTCATGCACTAGTAGATCCCCCACTCAAAGGATCTAAGTACACATGGTCAAATGGCCGGGCATCCCTTACTCTTACTAGGATCGACAGGTTTCTGTTTTCATCTGATTACGAAGGAAAATTCCCATTCATCTCTCAACTGGCTAAGACAAGGCCAACATCAGATCATATTCCAATTTTGTTGGATTTTGCAGAGCCATCTTGGGGTCCATCTCCATTCAGGCTAGAATTAATGTGGTTTCAGCATTCGTCTTTTTTAACTAATCTTAAAGAGTGGTGGCGCTCATTTAACTTCTATGGACCCCCTAGTACTATTTTTTGGAACAAGCTACAAGCTCTTAAACACCAAATCAAAGTATGGAACAAAACTATGTTTGGCCAGTTAGATCCCAAGATACAAATTTGTCTAGATACGATTGAAGTTCTAGATGGTATTGAGGCTGATTTGGGAAGTCTGCCAGAGGAACAGTTCATTGAAAGAGCCCAAGCCAAAGTGGACTTCCAGGATATCTCAGTACAAAAAGAAATTTCTATGAAGCAAAAATCTCGAAATGAATGGTTAAAATATGGAGACCGCAATACATCTTTCTTCCAGAAAACTGCATCAGATAGAAGAAGATATAATAGAGTTAAGCAGTTATTCATTGACGGTGAGCTTGTTACTGACAAAGACGCGATTGTGGATCACATTACTGGATTCTACTCCACCTTATTTTCTGAGGAATTCACCGAAAGACCTCGTATTGGTGATATGAATTTACCTTGTATCAATGAAGAGGATGCAACTAGATTGGACTCGCCTATTACCGAAGACGAAGTCATATCTTCCCTGAAAAGTCTGGAACACGACAAGGCCCCAAGACCAGACGGATTCCCCATTGCTTTCTTCCAGAAATGTTGGCACTTCATCAAGCAGGACTTCATGGAAATGGTACACGAGTTCTCGAGCACAAGTCATCTGGACACCAGGCATAACTCAACATTTATCACTTTAATCCCAAAGAAACAACATGTGGAGATTGTGAAAGACTACAGGCCCATTAGTCTCCTCACGAGTACATACAAAATCATTGCCAAGGTTTTATCTTCTCGTCTTCAACTGCTGATGACTCAATTAGTGGATCCAAGTCAAACTGGATTTATTTCTGGAAGAAAAATCGTCGATGGCATTTTGATTGCCAACGAAATTGTAGACTCTAGAATCAAAGATAAAATCCCGGGAATGATTTGCAAAGTGGATCTTGAGAAAGCATTCAATAGAGTTAGTTGGTCTTTTCTTGAAGACATATTACGCAAAATGGGGTTTAAGGAGAAATGGCTAAGCTGGTTGAGATACTGCTATGGTTCGCCAACTTTTTCACTCTTATTAAATGGATCTCCTTTCGGTAATTTCTCGGCTTCGCGTGGTCTTCGACAAGGAGACCCGCTGTCTCCGCTGCTTTTTGTTCTTGCCATGGAAGGTCTTTCCAAAATAATTGACAAGGCAGTTGACACAGGGTTATTTAATGGCTTCTCTGTAAAGAAAGGTACTCCCCCTATATCTCACCTACACTATGCAGATGATTCAGTCTTATTTATAAATCCATCATGGGATGAGCTAAACAACCTCATGAGCATCTTAAAATGCATTGAAGCTGTATCGGGACTTCGAGTAAAtcattcaaagacaaaattaatcCAAGTGGGTCAGATTCCAGAATTATCTCTTTGGGAAAATAGGCTTGGATGTGTAACTTAATCTCTTCCTTTCTTATACCTTGGTATGCCACTTGGGGCACAATCAAAAGCCAAATCTCTTTGGGATCCAATTGTGGAAAAATTCGAATCTAAGCTCGCAGCTTGGAAGAAATCCATTCTCACAAGAGAAGGTAGAGTCACATTAGTGAAAGCGGTACTAATCAATGTCGTCATGTATTGCTTCTCGGTGTACCTAGCTCCCGTTTCAGTTATAAAGACATTAGAGAAGATCATGAGGAACTTCATATGGGACAATGGTGAAACTAAAAGGCTACATTTGATCAAGTGGGAGGAGCTCTGCAAGCCCCTCAAAATAGGTGGGTTAGGCATAAAGAACCTTCGGATGATGAATCAGGCTCTCATAGCTAAATGGGGTTGGAGATTTGGAGAGGAAATTATTTCTCTGTGGCACAGAATCATTCGAGACAAATACGGAGGACCGCAATCCATATGGACCCCTCAAATTCCCTCCTCTTCCTATGGATGCTCGATATGGAAGCATGTCACAACTCAATTCCAGCAGGTAACCCATCTTTCCAGTATCTCAATTGGCAACGGTTTAACCATCTCATTCTGGCTAGACAATTGGCATTCTGATGCATGTCTAAGGGACATGTATCCATCACTCTTCAAAATTGCTGGTCTCAAACAAGTCTCTATTCATGAGCACATTTCATTGGATGGTACCAGTTGGTCTTTCCACTTCAAGAGAATTTTGAAGGAAACTGAAGTCAACCA
Proteins encoded in this window:
- the LOC113339586 gene encoding DNA (cytosine-5)-methyltransferase CMT3-like, with product MGFVEAKSQTVGSEVSSKILMESSKRLGTSDSTSSRCVKGKLGLYEAIGVSEMLFEIGSIGSKIAKAKFSAGRGFLEGKTKDELVLSMGPSLEIRAWKTEWEVGRSDAKFKFMQEPNEINQRTLVFLFSLSYVPLDFKSENFPMFQVIKEHSYLIDAKRVFSSDSGDDNPLDCILSKITVAQASKFLMLVCFQVPGSHYYYDMSYCEEVCTFKNLQTASTSSTAVSREGCSIVFEEDTADKVMTLLDISAGCGGMSTGLCMGAAASNVNLVTRWAVDFNEDACESLRHNHPETEVRNMKAKDFLHLLYEWKDLCSRFHLLGTDYNKTKKPTKNKGKEETEEEAQRRPPDENGEYEVERIIGIYYGVNPDTDERTPALHFKVKWKGWGSDWDSWEPYSELTKCEDCIEEFVTDGYQSNILPLPGTVDVVCGGPPCQGISGFNRFRNYEEPLKDPKNYQLVVFMDIVKFLQPKFTLMENVVDLMRFLGGTLGRYAMGRLVAMQYQVRLGLLIAGSYGLPQFRMRTFLWGAKMTEKLPQFPLPTHKVIARGYNPKEFERNVVKGDEAYTLQLKDALVLKDAIFDLPKITTHEIRDERDYGNDIPTTDLTDFQKMIRLPKHKLMGSAYPEESVTLKLFDHRPLKLSEDDNLRVSMIPRVKGANFRNLPGVIVDGNKACRDPNMAKVMIAKSRKPLVPEYAIKFVRGTSKKPFGRLWWDEIVSTVVTRAEPHNKIILHPEQDRVLSIRENTRLQGFPDFYRLFGTVKQRYMQVGNAVAVPVGKALGFSLARVVNNTSDSGQVFELPPSFSR